A region of Streptomyces sp. NBC_01750 DNA encodes the following proteins:
- a CDS encoding adenosylcobinamide-GDP ribazoletransferase, which yields MDGIRFAFGTLTVLPVRVTRWDRAAARDGMLCAPLAGLVVGVFAAALGGLLMLLGSGPLLAAVATAAVPAALTRGLHLDGLADTADGLGSGKPAEDALRIMKQSDIGPFGVITLLFVLLTQCAALTGLYGQSWAHGAVAAAVSGVTARLALTLASRTGVPAARPEGLGAAVAEVVPVPVALAVAAVVTAVCAAAGTLFGAYGAVHHALAVAAGLVAAHLLLRHCVRRFGGVTGDVFGALAETAATAALVVLVLG from the coding sequence ATGGACGGCATACGTTTCGCCTTCGGCACGCTGACCGTGCTCCCGGTCCGCGTCACCCGCTGGGACCGTGCGGCGGCACGCGACGGAATGCTCTGCGCGCCGCTGGCCGGACTGGTGGTCGGCGTGTTCGCGGCGGCTCTAGGCGGGTTGCTGATGCTGCTGGGCTCGGGCCCGCTGCTCGCGGCGGTGGCCACGGCCGCCGTCCCCGCAGCCCTCACCCGCGGCCTCCATCTGGACGGTCTCGCGGACACGGCCGACGGCCTCGGCAGTGGCAAGCCCGCCGAGGACGCACTGCGGATCATGAAGCAGTCGGACATCGGCCCGTTCGGGGTCATCACCCTGCTGTTCGTGCTGCTCACCCAATGCGCGGCACTGACCGGGCTGTACGGGCAGAGCTGGGCGCACGGCGCGGTCGCGGCGGCGGTCTCCGGGGTCACCGCCCGCCTCGCCCTCACCCTCGCGTCCCGCACGGGCGTGCCGGCGGCCCGCCCGGAAGGCCTCGGTGCGGCGGTCGCGGAAGTCGTTCCGGTACCCGTCGCACTGGCCGTGGCCGCGGTGGTCACCGCGGTCTGCGCGGCGGCGGGCACCCTCTTCGGCGCGTACGGCGCAGTGCACCACGCACTGGCGGTGGCAGCCGGACTCGTCGCGGCGCATCTGCTGCTGCGCCACTGCGTTCGCCGCTTCGGCGGGGTGACGGGCGATGTGTTCGGCGCGCTGGCCGAGACGGCGGCGACGGCGGCGCTCGTCGTGCTGGTGCTCGGCTAG
- a CDS encoding endo alpha-1,4 polygalactosaminidase, whose product MRRVRPVTHVRSARRVLPVLVLLVLLPAGCTTHSDGKPPADRWQPEPGMAWQWQLSGRLDPTVDVPVYDIDGFDHPKSAVADLHRRGRKVICYLSTGAWEDFRPDAAKFPKEVLGRGNGWDGERWLDIRRTDILGPLMAERMDMCRDKGFDAVEPDNMDAYANRTGFPVTAADQLRYNRTIAGLAHDRGLAVGLKNDLDQIPQLVGDFDFAVNEQCAEHDECEALTPFIRAGKAVFHVEYELDTGDFCAETRRLKLSSMLKKYELGVWRKPCWSRGTLGAGGPHSARAPARGPRKGET is encoded by the coding sequence GTGAGACGCGTACGCCCGGTGACACACGTACGCTCGGCGAGACGGGTACTCCCGGTGCTCGTGCTGCTTGTCCTGCTGCCGGCGGGCTGTACCACCCATTCCGACGGGAAGCCGCCTGCCGACCGCTGGCAGCCGGAGCCGGGAATGGCCTGGCAGTGGCAGCTCAGCGGCCGTCTCGACCCGACCGTGGACGTACCGGTGTACGACATCGACGGCTTCGACCACCCGAAGTCCGCCGTCGCCGATCTGCACCGCCGCGGCCGCAAGGTCATCTGCTATCTCTCCACCGGCGCCTGGGAGGACTTCCGCCCGGACGCGGCGAAGTTCCCCAAGGAGGTCCTCGGCCGCGGCAACGGCTGGGACGGTGAGCGCTGGCTCGACATCCGGCGTACGGACATCCTCGGACCGCTCATGGCCGAGCGCATGGACATGTGCCGGGACAAGGGCTTCGACGCCGTCGAGCCCGACAACATGGACGCGTACGCCAACCGCACCGGCTTCCCCGTCACCGCCGCCGACCAGCTCCGCTACAACCGCACGATCGCCGGCCTCGCCCACGACCGGGGCCTGGCCGTCGGCCTCAAGAACGATCTCGACCAGATCCCGCAGCTGGTGGGGGACTTCGACTTCGCGGTCAACGAGCAGTGCGCGGAGCACGACGAGTGCGAGGCGCTGACACCGTTCATCCGCGCGGGCAAGGCGGTCTTTCATGTCGAGTACGAGCTGGACACCGGCGACTTCTGTGCCGAGACCCGGCGGCTGAAGCTGAGCTCGATGCTGAAGAAGTACGAGCTCGGGGTGTGGCGCAAGCCCTGCTGGAGCCGGGGGACACTCGGAGCCGGAGGACCACACAGCGCGCGGGCGCCCGCCCGAGGGCCACGGAAGGGTGAAACCTAG